In Mercurialis annua linkage group LG6, ddMerAnnu1.2, whole genome shotgun sequence, the following are encoded in one genomic region:
- the LOC126653773 gene encoding subtilisin-like protease SBT5.4, producing MRLSIISAFLFFSLLQPPTFAIKKSYVVYLGSHSHTHHNKIQNSHYQLLDSLTTPSKEKAKDKIFYSYTKSINGFAAILEDGEAEELSRHPDVISVFLNKARNLHTTHSWNFLGLERDGKIPHESLWIKARFGEDVIIGNLDTGVWPESKSFNDDGMGPIPPHWRGICQDDTTRFRCNRKLIGARYFNKGYASYVGSLNSTFQTARDIEGHGTHTLSTAAGNFVPGASVFGYGNGTAKGGSPSARVAAYKVCWTPVNGSGECFDADILAGFDAAISDGVDVLSVSLGSDATDYFADPIAIGAFHAVRKGIVVVASAGNSGPEASTVSNVAPWIITVGASTLDRDFTTYVALGNRRLLKGTSLSQKELSVNQFYPLITGEEAKFNDVSAVDAGLCMFEAIDPKKVKGKILVCLRGENGRVDKGEQALLAGAVGMILANDENSGNELIADPHVLPAAHVNFTDGLAVFAYINSSRVPTASITRVRTELGTKPAPQMAAFSSRGPNQMEPSILKPDLTAPGVSIIAGFSLATAPTEENFDKRRTLFNSQSGTSMSCPHVSGLAGLLKTLHHDWSPAAIRSALMTSARTRDNNFEAMLDLSSSRKATPFDYGAGHVRPNRAMDPGLIYDLNEEDYLNFLCVQGYNQTQIKLFSPKPHSCPNTFTITDFNYPSFTIPNLNSQPTTLTRRVKNVGPPAKYYARVKEPAGVSVSVEPKMLEFEKIGEEKTFKVTFKAKKKFEPLDYVFGRLIWSDGKHYVRSPMVVKHL from the exons aTGAGGCTTTCAATTATCTctgcttttctttttttctctcttttgcaGCCACCAACTTTTGCCATTAAAAAG TCTTATGTAGTTTACTTGGGATCACATTCCCATACTCATCacaacaaaattcaaaattctcaTTATCAGTTGCTTGATTCATTAACCACACCAAG CAAGGAGAAGGCCAAGGACAAAATATTTTACTCATACACTAAGAGTATCAATGGTTTTGCTGCAATTCTTGAAGATGGAGAAGCTGAAGAACTTTCAA GGCATCCAGATGTAATTTCAGTGTTCTTGAACAAAGCAAGAAATTTGCATACAACACATTCATGGAATTTTCTTGGATTAGAGAGAGATGGAAAAATTCCTCATGAATCTCTTTGGATTAAGGCTAGATTTGGAGAAGATGTAATTATTGGCAATCTTGATACTG GTGTTTGGCCTGAATCAAAGAGCTTTAATGATGATGGAATGGGTCCAATCCCACCCCATTGGCGAGGAATCTGTCAGGATGACACCACTCGATTTCGTTGCAACAG GAAGCTAATAGGAGCAAGGTACTTTAACAAGGGCTATGCTTCATATGTTGGCTCTCTTAACTCCACATTCCAAACTGCAAGGGACATTGAGGGACATGGAACTCATACATTATCAACAGCAGCAGGGAACTTTGTTCCGGGAGCAAGCGTTTTTGGCTATGGAAACGGAACTGCAAAAGGTGGATCACCTAGTGCTCGTGTAGCGGCGTATAAGGTTTGTTGGACACCTGTTAATGGAAGTGGGGAGTGCTTTGATGCAGACATTTTGGCTGGATTTGATGCTGCTATAAGCGATGGTGTTGATGTGTTATCTGTTTCGCTTGGCTCGGACGCTACGGATTATTTTGCAGATCCGATTGCGATTGGTGCATTTCATGCTGTTCGAAAAGGGATTGTTGTAGTTGCTTCTGCTGGAAATTCAGGACCAGAAGCATCTACTGTATCGAATGTTGCACCGTGGATTATAACTGTGGGCGCTAGCACCTTAGACCGTGATTTTACTACCTATGTTGCACTAGGCAACAGGAGGCTCCTCAAG GGAACCAGCCTTTCACAGAAGGAGCTGTCAGTGAACCAGTTCTATCCTCTGATCACCGGTGAAGAAGCAAAGTTTAACGACGTCTCAGCCGTAGATGC TGGGCTTTGTATGTTTGAAGCAATTGACCCCAAAAAGGTTAAAGGGAAAATATTGGTCTGCCTTCGAGGCGAAAATGGGAGAGTAGACAAGGGAGAACAAGCTCTTCTGGCCGGTGCAGTCGGAATGATTTTGGCTAATGATGAAAATTCTGGCAACGAACTTATAGCTGATCCTCATGTTCTTCCTGCTGCACATGTCAATTTTACTGATGGTCTAGCTGTTTTTGCCTATATTAACTCTAGCAG AGTTCCTACGGCAAGCATAACTCGCGTGAGAACAGAGCTTGGCACAAAGCCAGCTCCACAGATGGCTGCTTTCTCGTCGAGAGGACCGAATCAAATGGAGCCATCGATCCTCAAG CCTGATCTGACAGCTCCAGGAGTTAGCATAATTGCTGGATTCAGTTTAGCAACAGCACCAACCGAAGAAAATTTTGACAAGCGTAGGACATTGTTTAACTCCCAATCTGGGACTTCAATGTCGTGTCCTCATGTTTCTGGTCTTGCTGGTCTCCTTAAAACTCTCCACCACGATTGGAGTCCTGCTGCTATTCGATCTGCACTCATGACTTCCG CAAGAACGAGAGATAATAATTTTGAGGCAATGCTGGATTTATCGTCAAGTCGCAAGGCTACCCCATTCGACTACGGAGCAGGACACGTCCGCCCGAATCGTGCAATGGATCCCGGCTTAATTTACGATCTAAACGAAGAAGATTACTTGAACTTCTTATGTGTTCAAGGATACAATCAAActcaaattaaacttttttcacCAAAACCACACTCATGCCCTAACACATTCACTATTACAGATTTCAACTACCCCTCATTTACAATTCCTAATCTGAATAGCCAGCCAACAACACTCACAAGAAGAGTCAAAAATGTTGGTCCTCCTGCAAAATATTATGCTCGTGTCAAAGAACCGGCCGGTGTTTCGGTTTCGGTTGAACCCAAAATGTTGGAGTTTGAGAAAATTGGTGAAGAGAAGACATTTAAGGTTACTTTTAAAGCTAAGAAAAAATTTGAACCTCTAGATTATGTTTTTGGAAGATTGATTTGGTCTGATGGAAAGCATTATGTTAGAAGTCCTATGGTTGTGAAGCATCTTTag
- the LOC126687275 gene encoding BTB/POZ domain-containing protein At1g55760, with protein MNDPSSAYKVETTSRLAQWKIDNLSSCTYRKSDPFKIGKWNWHLSVEKNRVLFVKLYPEISNLTRENPPIASFSIRVICSAGDRKALTHPGITDKKLKTNDDFVWQVEVPLTGKFIIDVEFLDLKTSSPDGGEPSSIWAEGIAKKQSNATALACLGRMLKESIHTDITINASDGSIGAHRAVLSSRSPVFSSMFAHDLKEKELSTINISDMSLEACQAFLNYIYGSIQHEEFLDHRLALIRAADKYDINDLKEACHESLLEDIDTKNVLERLQSASLYQLPKLKMSCMTYLVKFSRIFDIREDFDAFMQCADRDLIAEIFHEILIAWKGF; from the exons ATGAACGATCCTTCTTCTGCTTATAAAGTTGAAACTACTTCTCGTCTTGCTCAATGGAAGATTGATAATCTTTCTTCTTGTACTTATCGTAAATCTGATCCTTTCAAGATCGGCAAATGGAATTG GCATCTATCAGTGGAGAAGAACAGGGTGCTGTTTGTTAAATTGTATCCGGAAATATCTAACCTTACAAGAGAAAATCCTCCGATAGCGTCGTTTAGTATTCGAGTTATTTGTTCTGCTGGAGATCGTAAGGCTTTGACTCATCCAG GGATAACAGATAAGAAGCTAAAGACTAATGATGATTTTGTTTGGCAAGTTGAAGTTCCATTAACCGGAAAGTTCATCATAGACGTAGAATTTCTTGATTTGAAGACATCATCTCCAGAC GGTGGAGAACCTAGTTCCATCTGGGCCGAAGGAATTGCAAAAAAACAATCAAATGCAACAGCACTCGCATGCCTTGGTCGAATGCTAAAAGAAAGCATTCATACCGACATTACAATTAATGCTTCTGATGGAAGCATCGGAGCTCATCGTGCTGTTCTTTCTTCAAGATCACCTGTTTTCAGCAGCATGTTTGCTCATGACCTGAAAGAGAAAGAATTATCTACTATTAATATATCTGACATGTCACTTGAAGCTTGCCAAGCTTTTCTCAATTACATTTATGGTAGCATCCAACACGAAGAATTTCTCGATCACCGTCTGGCACTTATTCGAGCAGCTGATAAATATGATATCAATGACTTAAAAGAGGCATGCCATGAAAGTCTTTTAGAGGATATCGACACAAAGAATGTTCTGGAAAGACTACAAAGTGCATCGCTGTATCAATTACCAAAACTGAAGATGAGCTGCATGACATACCTCGTGAAGTTCAGTCGGATATTTGATATTCGTGAAGATTTCGATGCTTTCATGCAATGTGCAGACAGGGATCTGATTGCCGAAATATTCCATGAAATTCTCATTGCCTGGAAAGGATTCTAA
- the LOC126686025 gene encoding uncharacterized protein LOC126686025, which produces MADQEKWVNNYSSIHRILLVGEGDFSFSSSLAQSLGSASNIVATSLDSYDAVVKKYKKAKSNLENLSKLGASIFHGVDTTKMKLHSDLKMQKFDRIIFNFPHAGFHGKEDNVRLIEMHKKLVLGFFRNASGILRAFGEVHVTHKTSAPFCHWNIEELGQRNCLVVVECVKFKIEDYPGYNNKRGDGTRCDEPFPLGECSIFKFRFSAALNKMSNLTSHSGFALGRSELYQDIPIQTHCNQLTSFHFGHPQEIRCRDMNDVIRHRLSPLVFNARSTNEHINHASEVHQRPIISDTNYFANRAQGCDYERYMAEARGGFQHFQCSSSSIRWPQQAPFSHLSRQTELDRNMNGFSGYMGETVRINVGNENSNALHRKVEFFADQLQGCDYTKASERSRYFKDNVFRMHHNQALSSPMNYQKGFNTIMNEHPGYRTKNLNAPSRDVDYFPVRASGCERERFMAEVAGRTPYNERVYTSQGFLNPPVGDTWSQSRFVYSQHVN; this is translated from the exons ATGGCCGATCAAGAGAAGTGGGTGAATAATTATTCAAGCATTCACCGTATACTCTTAGTCGGAGAAGGAGATTTTTCCTTCTCTTCAAGCTTGGCTCAGTCCCTTGGCTCTGCTTCTAACATCGTTGCCACGTCCCTTGATTCTTATG ATGCTGTGGTCAAGAAATACAAGAAAGCAAAATCAAATTtggaaaatttatcaaaattaggaGCATCAATATTTCATGGAGTTGATACAACCAAAATGAAACTTCACTCAGATTTGAAGATGCAGAAGTTCGATCGAATTATCTTCAACTTTCCTCATGCAGGTTTCCATGGAAAAGAGGACAATGTCCGGCTTATTGA GATGCACAAGAAACTTGTGCTAGGCTTCTTCAGGAATGCAAGTGGGATTCTACGAGCCTTTGGGGAGGTACACGTAACCCATAAAACTTCAGCTCCATTTTGCCACTGGAACATCGAGGAACTTGGTCAGAGAAACTGTTTAGTAGTAGTTGAGTGTGTTAAGTTCAAGATAGAAGACTATCCGGGTTATAATAATAAGAGAGGAGATGGTACTAGATGTGATGAGCCCTTCCCTTTAGGAGAGTGCAGTATCTTCAAGTTCAGATTTTCCGCTGCTTTAAACAAAATGTCAAATTTAACGAGCCATTCTGGATTTGCTCTCGGAAGATCTGAACTTTATCAGGATATTCCAATTCAGACGCACTGTAATCAGCTAACTTCATTCCACTTCGGTCATCCTCAAGAAATTCGCTGCAGAGATATGAATGACGTAATAAGGCATAGGCTGTCACCTTTAGTATTCAATGCCAGAAGTACTAATGAGCACATCAATCATGCATCCGAAGTACATCAGAGACCTATCATTAGTGATACAAACTATTTTGCTAATCGAGCTCAGGGATGTGACTATGAAAGGTACATGGCGGAAGCACGTGGTGGATTTCAGCACTTCCAATGCAGTTCCTCCAGTATAAGGTGGCCTCAACAAGCGCCGTTCAGTCATTTAAGCCGTCAAACAGAACTGGACAGAAATATGAATGGATTCTCAGGGTATATGGGGGAAACTGTAAGAATAAATGTCGGAAATGAAAATAGTAATGCCTTGCATAGGAAGGTGGAATTTTTTGCTGATCAGTTGCAGGGATGTGACTACACAAAAGCATCTGAAAGATCTCGGTACTTCAAGGATAATGTCTTCAGAATGCATCACAATCAAGCTTTGTCAAGTCCTATGAACTATCAGAAAGGGTTCAACACAATTATGAATGAACATCCAGGTTACAGAACGAAAAATCTTAACGCCCCAAGCAGGGATGTAGACTATTTTCCTGTTCGGGCATCTGGATGTGAACGTGAAAGGTTCATGGCAGAAGTAGCTGGGCGAACTCCGTACAACGAAAGAGTATACACCTCACAGGGGTTCTTAAATCCTCCCGTAGGAGACACATGGAGTCAGAGCAGATTTGTTTACAGTCAGCATGTAAACTGA
- the LOC126653622 gene encoding uncharacterized protein LOC126653622, translating to MVLWEITLGTAYFLGLKRTYKLALRIQRRLVSPRHPKIRDFLQRRTRAIFDAALTVHQNVQQRDIEVGRNLGNWILRWLDRMKPSAQIRGTLPHPSSDMKITKQTSSSSHLKTPGNIQKSRNQDSGRHLFTASRIMWSKPLPTIAMFMRPTRPVGNGSATQYRYLSIRGPEMASRNYSDVNAMRFDGVIRKDIMQYLLHY from the exons aTGGTGCTGTGGGAGATCACATTAGGAACCGCCTATTTCCTAGGCCTCAAACGCACTTACAAACTCGCTCTCAGGATTCAACGCCGCCTTGTTTCTCCTCGGCACCCTAAGATCCGCGATTTTCTTCAGAG ACGAACACGTGCTATTTTTGATGCTGCACTCACGGTTCACCAAAATGTACAACAGAGAGACATAGAAGTCGGTAGGAATCTCGGTAACTGGATTTTGCGTTGGCTGGACCGGATGAAACCTTCTGCTCAGATCCGTGGTACCTTACCACATCCGAGCTCAGATATGAAAATAACAAAGCAGACAAGCAGCTCTTCCCACCTTAAAACTCCTGGGAACATCCAGAAATCCAGAAACCAGGATTCAGGTAGGCATCTTTTCACTGCATCAAGAATTATGTGGTCTAAGCCTCTTCCTACAATTGCAATGTTTATGCGGCCAACGAGACCTGTTGGAAACGGGAGTGCTACCCAGTACAGATATTTGTCCATCAGAGGTCCTGAAATGGCAAGTAGAAACTATAGTGATGTAAATGCAATGCGTTTTGACGGAGTTATTAGGAAGGACATAATGCAGTACCTGCTGCACTACTGA